In the Campylobacter sp. RM6914 genome, one interval contains:
- the fliW gene encoding flagellar assembly protein FliW: MTFSVKSPILGFEHIKTMEIIELDKFFVKLQSKDDNTSFTMINPFALRDYDFEIPTYYEELMQIKDSSELKIYNIIVVSLPLETSTVNFIAPIVCNMDNMTLSQIVLDAAVYPQYGQAEKIENFIQK, encoded by the coding sequence ATGACATTTAGCGTTAAAAGTCCGATATTAGGCTTTGAGCACATTAAAACAATGGAGATAATAGAACTTGATAAATTTTTCGTAAAGCTTCAAAGTAAGGACGATAACACTTCTTTTACCATGATAAACCCTTTTGCTCTTAGGGATTATGACTTTGAAATTCCTACTTATTATGAAGAGCTTATGCAGATAAAAGACAGCAGCGAGCTTAAAATTTACAACATCATTGTTGTTTCTTTACCTCTTGAAACCTCAACTGTAAATTTTATAGCCCCCATAGTTTGTAATATGGACAACATGACATTATCACAAATAGTGCTTGACGCTGCCGTATATCCGCAGTATGGGCAAGCGGAAAAGATAGAAAACTTTATACAAAAGTAA
- a CDS encoding outer membrane protein assembly factor BamD — MRRILNFIIIVGFSAILSGCAEKYTELYNLTPDEWYAQIIADIKDADLESADKHYVSMSSEHVASPLLEQMLLILAQAHVNEEEYILANYYLDEYIKRYGDGAAKTEFAQYLKIKANFDSFSQPNRNQKLMEDSVVEIEKFLYMYPNTQYKPLIETMLIKFKLAIYYLDTQIYDLYMRTGRETSAEIYRQKIEASPLKDANLLEPVLPWYRKMFE, encoded by the coding sequence ATGCGTAGGATCTTAAATTTTATTATTATTGTCGGTTTTAGCGCGATTTTAAGTGGTTGTGCAGAAAAATACACAGAACTTTATAACCTCACTCCTGATGAGTGGTATGCGCAAATTATCGCTGATATAAAGGATGCTGATTTAGAGAGTGCGGATAAGCACTATGTGTCGATGTCTAGTGAGCACGTAGCAAGCCCACTTTTAGAACAAATGCTTTTGATCCTAGCACAAGCGCATGTTAACGAAGAAGAGTATATACTGGCAAATTACTACCTTGACGAATACATAAAAAGATATGGCGATGGTGCGGCAAAGACGGAATTTGCTCAATACCTTAAGATAAAAGCAAATTTTGACTCATTTTCACAGCCAAATCGCAACCAAAAGCTAATGGAAGATAGCGTGGTTGAGATAGAGAAATTTTTATATATGTATCCAAATACGCAGTATAAGCCGCTTATAGAGACTATGCTTATTAAATTTAAGCTTGCTATCTACTATCTAGACACCCAGATATATGACCTCTATATGCGCACAGGACGTGAAACCTCGGCTGAAATTTATAGACAAAAGATAGAGGCTTCACCGCTAAAAGATGCAAATTTGCTTGAGCCGGTGCTTCCTTGGTATAGAAAAATGTTTGAATAA